Proteins encoded within one genomic window of Triticum aestivum cultivar Chinese Spring chromosome 2D, IWGSC CS RefSeq v2.1, whole genome shotgun sequence:
- the LOC123055034 gene encoding histidine--tRNA ligase, chloroplastic/mitochondrial translates to MNGPEKQAQRKEGSYLIFAEAEQSSSPFLPSSATAMASASSAASLRLLRRPIGLAPLRPARRLLCVASPTAALATDGDSSPASSASMAQPAVVDVNPPRGTRDFPPEEMRLRSWLFDNFREVSRSMAFEEVDFPVLESEALFIRKAGEEITQQLYNFEDKGGRRVVLRPEITPSLARLVIKQGKSVSLPLKWFTIGQCWRYERMTRGRRREHYQWNMDIFGMPKVRAEAELIQAIVLLFERLGITSSDVGIRLSSRKVLQAVLDMYSVPQHLFTQVCVIVDKLGKLSREEIEKELISTGLSSEAVQGIIEVLSLKSLSKLEEVLGSGVEAVADLKKLFSLAEQYGYADWICFDASVVRGLAYYTGIVFEAFDREGELRAICGGGRYDRLLSTFGTEDVPACGFGFGDAVIVELLKEKGLLPDLPRQIDDIVFPLDEELEGPASSVASSLRKKGRSVDLVEDKRLKWVFKHAERINASRLILVGKSEWERGMVRVKILSTREEFEVKAGELQ, encoded by the exons atgaatgggccggagaagcaggcccagaggaaggaaggaagttatCTCATCTTCGCCGAGGCAGAGCAGAGCTCctcccccttcctcccctcttCGGCGACGGCGATGGCCTCCGCGTCGTCGGCGGCGTcgctccgcctcctccgccgccctatCGGCCTCGCCCCCCTTCGCCCCGCCCGCCGCCTCCTCTGCGTCGCCTCCCCCACGGCCGCGCTGGCCACCGACGGCGACTCCTCCCCTGCTTCTTCTGCTTCCATGGCGCAGCCGGCGGTGGTGGACGTGAACCCGCCGCGCGGCACCAGGGACTTCCCGCCGGAGGAGATGCGGCTCCGCTCCTGGCTCTTCGACAACTTCAGGGAGGTGTCCCGCTCCATGGCCTTCGAGGAGGTGGACTTCCCCGTGCTCGAGTCCGAGGCGCTCTTCATCCGCAAGGCCGGGGAGGAGATCACGCAGCAGCTCTACAACTTCGAGGACAAGGGCGGCCGCCGCGTCGTGCTCAGGCCGGAGATCACCCCTTCCCTCGCACGCCTCGTCATCAAGCAAGG AAAGTCAGTCTCCCTCCCACTCAAGTGGTTCACCATAGGACAGTGCTGGCGATACGAGCGAATGACAAGGGGAAGGCGCCGCGAGCATTATCAGTGGAACATGGACATTTTTGGTATGCCTAAAGTCCGG GCTGAGGCTGAGCTCATTCAAGCTATCGTTCTCTTGTTCGAGCGTCTTGGGATCACGTCTTCGGATGTGGGGATCAGACTGTCCAGCCGAAAG GTTCTTCAGGCCGTGTTGGATATGTACTCCGTACCACAACACTTGTTTACTCAAGTTTGTGTTATTGTTGACAAG CTGGGGAAACTGAGTAGGGAAGAAATTGAGAAGGAATTGATTTCAACTGGGCTGTCATCTGAAGCAGTACAGGGCATCATTGAAGTGCTCTCTCTCAAGTCACTGTCCAAACTTGAAG AGGTGCTAGGCTCAGGTGTTGAAGCCGTTGCTGACTTGAAGAAGCTCTTCTCGCTTGCTGAGCAATATGGTTATGCTGATTGGATCTGTTTCGATGCATCTGTTGTTCGTGGCCTTGCATACTACACAGGGATTGTTTTTGAG GCTTTTGATAGGGAAGGGGAACTGAGAGCGATTTGTGGTGGGGGGAGGTATGACAGGCTACTGTCAACATTTGGAACTGAAGATGTACCAGCCTGTGGCTTTGGATTTGGAGATGCTGTTATAGTGGAG CTGCTGAAAGAAAAGGGTCTTTTGCCTGACCTGCCACGTCAAATAGATGACATTGTGTTCCCATTGGacgaggagcttgaggggccagCATCTAGTGTTGCATCCTCTCTGCGGAAGAAGGGCAGATCTGTAGACCTTGTAGAAGACAAGCGTCTGAAATG GGTGTTCAAACATGCTGAGAGGATAAACGCTAGCAGGCTGATCTTGGTTGGGAAATCCGAGTGGGAGCGAGGCATGGTTCGTGTGAAGATACTATCAACCAGAGAAGAGTTCGAGGTCAAGGCGGGCGAATTGCAGTAG
- the LOC123055033 gene encoding glucomannan 4-beta-mannosyltransferase 1-like, translating into MKGVSMLTMARAAWAVVRYAVVVPLLQLAVYLCAAMSLMLFAERLYMGLVVAALWLRRRRRQRRSPSRNKGGDDDDLESGAAEDLPLVLVQIPMFNEKQVYRLSIGAACGLWWPADKLVIQVLDDSTDAGIRAMVEAECRRWAGKGVQIRYENRSNRSGYKAGAMREGLKKGYAKDCELVAVFDADFQPDADFLRRTVPVLQADPSVALVQARWRFVNADECILTRIQEMSLDYHFSVEQEVGSACHGFFGFNGTAGVWRVQALADAGGWKDRTTVEDMDLAVRASMRGWRFVYAGDVQVRNELPSSFKAYRYQQHRWSCGPANLMRKMFWEIVASRQVSAWKKVHVLYGFFFVRKVVAHLVTFLFYCVVIPAYVLVGGQDVRLPKYVAMYVPAIITLLNAVCTPRSWHLLVFWILFENVMSMHRSKATIIGLVEASRANEWVVTEKLGSVTSSTPAATTTMATNKGATKKKKSQSSILAPEIVMGLCLLYCAVYDIVFGHDHFYVYLLMQSAAAFVIGFGYVGSQ; encoded by the exons atgaAGGGGGTGAGCATGTTGACGATGGCGCGTGCGGCGTGGGCGGTGGTCCGGTACGCGGTGGTGGTGCCGCTGCTGCAGCTGGCCGTGTACCTCTGCGCCGCCATGTCCCTCATGCTCTTCGCCGAGCGCCTCTACATGGGGCTCGTCGTCGCGGCGCTATGGCTCCGCCGCCGACGCCGTCAGCGCCGCAGCCCAAGCAGGAACAAggggggcgacgacgacgacctGGAGTCCGGCGCCGCAGAGGACCTGCCCCTGGTTCTGGTCCAGATCCCCATGTTCAACGAGAAGCAG GTGTACCGTCTGTCCATCGGCGCGGCGTGCGGGCTGTGGTGGCCGGCGGACAAGCTGGTGATCCAGGTGCTGGACGACTCGACGGACGCCGGCATCCGGGCGATGGTGGAGGCGGAGTGCCGGCGGTGGGCGGGCAAGGGGGTGCAAATCCGGTACGAGAACCGCAGCAACCGGAGCGGCTACAAGGCGGGCGCCATGCGGGAGGGCCTCAAGAAGGGCTACGCCAAGGACTGCGAGCTGGTGGCCGTGTTCGACGCCGACTTCCAGCCGGACGCCGACTTCCTCCGGCGCACGGTGCCGGTCCTCCAGGCCGACCCGTCGGTGGCGCTGGTGCAGGCGCGGTGGCGGTTCGTGAACGCGGACGAGTGCATCCTGACCCGCATCCAGGAGATGTCGCTGGACTACCACTTCTCGGTGGAGCAGGAGGTGGGGTCGGCGTGCCACGGCTTCTTCGGCTTCAACGGCACGGCGGGGGTGTGGCGGGTGCAGGCGCTGGCGGACGCGGGGGGCTGGAAGGACCGCACCACCGTGGAGGACATGGACCTCGCCGTGCGGGCGTCGATGCGGGGCTGGAGGTTCGTCTACGCCGGCGACGTGCAGGTGCGCAACGAGCTGCCCAGCAGCTTCAAGGCGTACCGGTACCAGCAGCACCGGTGGTCGTGCGGGCCGGCGAACCTGATGCGCAAGATGTTCTGGGAGATCGTGGCGAGCCGGCAGGTGTCGGCGTGGAAGAAGGTGCACGTGCTCTACGGCTTCTTCTTCGTGAGGAAGGTGGTGGCGCACCTCGTCACCTTCCTCTTCTACTGCGTGGTCATCCCGGCCTACGTGCTCGTCGGCGGCCAGGACGTGCGCCTGCCCAAGTACGTGGCCATGTACGTGCCCGCCATCATCACCCTGCTCAACGCCGTCTGCACCCCGAGGTCGTGGCACCTGCTCGTCTTCTGGATCCTCTTCGAGAACGTCATGTCCATGCACCGCTCCAAGGCCACCATCATCGGCCTCGTCGAGGCCAGCCGCGCAAACGAGTGGGTCGTCACGGAGAAGCTCGGCTCCGTGACCTCCTCCACCCCTGCCGCGACGACCACCATGGCCACCAACAAGGgggcaacgaagaagaagaagagccaaAGCAGCATCCTGGCGCCGGAGATCGTCATGGGGCTCTGCCTGCTCTACTGCGCCGTCTACGACATCGTCTTCGGCCACGACCACTTCTATGTCTACCTCCTCATGCagtccgccgccgccttcgtcatcGGATTCGGCTACGTCGGCTCCCAATGA